One segment of Clostridium ljungdahlii DSM 13528 DNA contains the following:
- a CDS encoding helix-turn-helix domain-containing protein has translation MATFTQRMKELRREKNITLENLAKALNTTKSTLSRYENNLRTPNVDFINQLAKYFNVSVDYLLGNSDDKTFPDSKEDTPEEKISKLVKENKIRTLAAHFDGEDITDDDVEDIKNFIEFVVQKRKNKDK, from the coding sequence ATGGCAACTTTCACTCAAAGAATGAAAGAATTAAGACGTGAAAAAAATATAACATTAGAAAACCTAGCAAAAGCTTTGAATACAACAAAATCAACTTTATCAAGATATGAAAATAATTTAAGAACCCCTAATGTGGATTTTATTAACCAATTAGCCAAGTACTTCAATGTGTCAGTAGATTACTTACTTGGGAATTCAGATGATAAAACCTTTCCTGATTCTAAAGAAGATACGCCAGAAGAAAAGATATCAAAATTAGTGAAAGAAAATAAAATAAGAACATTGGCAGCACATTTTGATGGTGAAGATATAACAGATGATGATGTTGAAGATATAAAAAATTTTATAGAATTTGTTGTTCAAAAAAGGAAGAATAAAGACAAATAA
- a CDS encoding excisionase has protein sequence MEMSQNINFKETIKDAIKEALEEVSNEKGTDEKATLTIDSCVKYSGIGRDKILELAHNPNSDFPRFKVGSKFLINRTMFDEWLDKISKEKRVL, from the coding sequence ATGGAAATGTCGCAAAACATTAATTTTAAAGAAACAATTAAAGATGCTATAAAGGAAGCTCTGGAAGAGGTTTCAAATGAAAAAGGAACTGATGAAAAAGCAACTTTAACTATAGATAGTTGTGTTAAATATAGTGGGATTGGTCGTGACAAGATTTTGGAACTAGCTCATAATCCTAATTCAGATTTTCCTAGATTTAAGGTTGGTTCGAAGTTTCTTATTAATAGAACAATGTTTGATGAATGGCTTGATAAGATTTCAAAAGAAAAAAGAGTTTTATAG
- a CDS encoding ImmA/IrrE family metallo-endopeptidase yields the protein MTYDELLEEVESQGIDVFEMNIGKHKGLYADNTIAVSKDIKTTKEKVCVLAEELGHHHKTSGEILGKKNINKIKQEKMARNWGYEKLVGIVQLINAFEKGIRSKHDLAEYLNVTEKFLEQAIQHYKEKYGVHYKIDNYIIYFEPTLFIAKMF from the coding sequence ATGACATATGACGAACTTCTTGAGGAAGTAGAATCACAAGGTATAGATGTCTTTGAGATGAACATAGGAAAACATAAGGGATTGTATGCAGATAATACTATAGCTGTATCTAAAGACATAAAAACAACCAAAGAAAAGGTATGTGTTCTTGCCGAAGAATTAGGCCATCACCATAAAACTTCTGGAGAGATCCTCGGCAAGAAAAATATAAACAAAATAAAACAAGAAAAAATGGCTAGAAATTGGGGATACGAAAAACTAGTAGGAATTGTACAATTAATAAATGCTTTTGAAAAAGGTATTAGAAGCAAACATGATTTAGCTGAATATTTAAATGTCACAGAAAAATTTTTGGAACAAGCTATCCAACATTATAAAGAAAAATATGGTGTACATTATAAAATAGATAATTACATTATTTATTTTGAACCAACGCTATTTATTGCGAAAATGTTCTAA
- a CDS encoding helix-turn-helix transcriptional regulator — MARKVNFKLKGLRMEYNLKQADLAKKIGISESTYNRKENGITDFSETEIRKISQIFKRDPAFIFFYDIFFDNKVAK; from the coding sequence ATGGCACGAAAGGTTAATTTTAAATTAAAAGGACTGAGGATGGAATATAATTTAAAACAAGCTGATTTGGCAAAGAAAATTGGTATATCAGAATCTACTTACAACAGGAAAGAAAATGGTATTACCGATTTCTCAGAAACTGAAATACGAAAAATTAGCCAAATATTTAAACGAGATCCGGCATTCATATTTTTTTACGATATTTTTTTTGATAATAAAGTTGCCAAATAG
- a CDS encoding AAA family ATPase, producing MSNRIVLKGLYLKNFKGIKELDIDFENTTNIYGDNGTGKTTVFDAFAWLLFDKDSQNISKFDVQPLDKSNNIIHRIDTEVTGSLEIDGVKTVLRKILKEKWVKPKGKPESELKGVTTTYYIDDVPKKQGEYKEKINSIIPEDIFKLVTNPLYFSTNMKWQDRKKILMDIIGELTDENVIDSKKDLKPLKDLLGNKSIEELKKSINASRKKLIKDRESIQPRIDELNMAVKDDINFQQLEVKKQEIVSKINNIEEQLIDKSKINDEVFKKKDKLYGFKSKLKDIERDELRKSGSGKDKIAEELYSITGEIADIKFHVKSIESEKNNNLNLIKTLETDVKNLRKEWYEENNKSFELPEDARICPLCKRPFDDEDVEKHKQELEENFKQNKSKVLKEITRKGSNKADEIEKHKKKISENESELEGLLKKLDDFNNKKDELQSKFDNFKAVVDLNSNKEYQNTLKQIEALETELSRPIEKDSQVDILKEKKQNLQMELEHINQDLKYEEINDRTNARIKELQDKEKALAQQIADLEKQDFMCDEFIKTKVKLMESSINSKFKYVKFRFFKAQVNGGIEEDCEPLIDGVPFSTNLNSGARINAGIDIINTLSNHYEIKAPIFIDNRESTTRLIDTESQIINLVVSGMDKKLRVENSSEVEETELAG from the coding sequence ATGTCAAATAGAATTGTTTTAAAAGGATTGTATCTTAAGAATTTTAAAGGAATTAAAGAGTTAGATATAGATTTTGAGAATACAACAAATATATACGGAGATAACGGTACGGGTAAAACTACTGTGTTTGATGCATTTGCATGGCTGCTGTTTGATAAGGATAGTCAGAATATAAGTAAATTTGATGTGCAGCCACTAGATAAGAGTAATAATATAATCCACAGGATTGATACAGAAGTTACTGGGTCACTTGAAATAGATGGAGTTAAAACAGTTTTGAGAAAGATTTTAAAAGAAAAATGGGTTAAGCCTAAAGGGAAACCTGAGTCAGAGCTTAAAGGTGTAACTACTACTTATTACATTGATGATGTACCTAAAAAACAGGGTGAATATAAGGAAAAAATAAACAGTATTATTCCAGAAGATATATTCAAATTAGTAACTAATCCTTTATATTTTTCAACCAACATGAAATGGCAGGACAGAAAGAAAATACTTATGGATATTATAGGTGAACTTACGGATGAAAATGTTATTGATTCTAAAAAGGATTTGAAACCTCTGAAAGATCTATTAGGAAACAAGAGTATAGAAGAACTTAAAAAAAGTATAAACGCGTCAAGAAAAAAATTGATTAAAGATAGAGAATCGATCCAGCCTAGAATTGATGAATTAAACATGGCTGTAAAGGATGATATTAATTTTCAACAATTAGAGGTTAAGAAACAAGAAATAGTTTCAAAGATAAATAATATAGAAGAGCAGCTTATAGATAAATCTAAAATAAATGATGAAGTGTTTAAGAAAAAAGATAAGTTATATGGTTTTAAATCCAAACTTAAGGATATTGAAAGAGATGAACTTCGGAAATCCGGAAGTGGTAAAGACAAAATAGCAGAGGAATTATACAGTATTACTGGTGAAATAGCTGATATTAAATTTCATGTCAAATCAATTGAATCTGAAAAAAATAATAACCTTAATTTAATAAAAACGCTTGAAACTGATGTTAAAAATTTAAGGAAAGAGTGGTATGAGGAAAACAATAAATCATTTGAACTTCCGGAAGATGCTCGCATATGTCCTTTGTGTAAAAGGCCTTTTGATGATGAAGATGTTGAAAAACACAAACAGGAATTAGAAGAAAATTTTAAACAAAATAAATCAAAAGTTCTTAAAGAGATAACTAGAAAGGGCAGTAATAAGGCAGATGAAATTGAGAAGCATAAGAAAAAGATATCTGAAAATGAATCTGAATTAGAAGGATTACTTAAAAAATTAGATGATTTTAATAATAAAAAGGATGAATTACAAAGTAAATTTGATAATTTTAAGGCAGTTGTTGATCTTAATAGTAATAAAGAATATCAGAATACATTAAAGCAGATAGAAGCACTTGAAACTGAGTTATCTAGGCCAATAGAAAAAGATTCACAAGTTGATATATTGAAGGAGAAAAAGCAGAATTTACAGATGGAACTTGAACATATCAATCAAGATTTAAAATATGAAGAAATTAATGATAGAACAAATGCAAGGATTAAAGAACTTCAGGATAAGGAAAAGGCTCTAGCACAGCAAATTGCGGACCTTGAAAAGCAAGATTTTATGTGTGATGAATTTATAAAAACTAAAGTTAAACTTATGGAATCAAGTATAAATTCTAAGTTTAAATATGTTAAGTTTAGGTTCTTTAAAGCCCAAGTTAACGGAGGGATTGAAGAGGATTGTGAGCCTCTTATAGATGGGGTTCCGTTCTCAACAAACTTGAACTCAGGTGCCAGAATTAATGCTGGAATAGATATTATAAATACACTATCAAATCATTATGAAATTAAAGCTCCTATATTTATAGATAACAGGGAAAGCACCACAAGGCTTATAGATACAGAAAGTCAAATAATTAATTTGGTTGTAAGTGGTATGGATAAGAAATTAAGAGTTGAGAATAGTTCGGAAGTAGAAGAAACAGAATTAGCAGGTTGA